In Tripterygium wilfordii isolate XIE 37 chromosome 23, ASM1340144v1, whole genome shotgun sequence, one genomic interval encodes:
- the LOC119993584 gene encoding BTB/POZ domain-containing protein At2g24240-like, translating into MGIQKDRVKFNVGGRVFETTTTTLANAGRHSFFGALFDENWDIESANNYYSNSGDGDDYYFIDRNPDCFSVLLDLLRTGELHLPSNIPERLLYREAAFYGLLDHVRFAKGSQFDGNRLRLSQSVTGRAPGDGTAIRAGPDGGCSVAHGSIVHVYDWMMEEHPPMNLDYQRVNDVIWIDSENIVISACERLGRVGDGGMGLFSKSTGELRHKFQVYHENQVKSFTGGALSMNGESVFSSCKGRSNEYGIGVWDQITGKQIDFFYESPGWSLGDADKLQWLNGNNCLLVATLFPRKDNCYISLLDFREKSMVWSWSDIGVPINVDEKRVRDAIAMEESNSICVVNEYDDLGFIDLRINGGGVRWSSRSRLMKQLMRGKLPDEPCYPKLALHEGQLFSSMDDCISVFSGPDCILTSRLRRSNGGSICDFSIGGDRLFALHSEENVFDVWETPPSPII; encoded by the coding sequence ATGGGAATACAGAAAGACAGAGTTAAATTCAACGTTGGTGGTAGAGTCTTCGAGACCACCACAACCACCCTCGCCAACGCCGGCCGCCACTCCTTCTTTGGTGCCTTATTCGACGAAAATTGGGATATAGAATCGGCCAACAACTATTACAGTAATTCCGGCGATGGTGATGACTATTACTTCATCGACCGAAACCCAGATTGCTTCTCGGTCCTCCTCGATCTCCTCCGCACCGGAGAGCTCCACTTGCCCTCAAACATCCCCGAACGCCTCCTCTACCGTGAGGCCGCCTTCTACGGTCTCCTGGATCACGTCCGCTTCGCCAAGGGGAGTCAATTCGACGGCAATCGCCTCCGCCTTTCCCAGTCCGTGACTGGTCGGGCACCCGGAGATGGTACTGCCATCCGGGCCGGTCCAGACGGGGGTTGCTCCGTCGCACACGGTAGCATAGTTCATGTCTATGATTGGATGATGGAGGAGCACCCTCCAATGAACCTTGATTACCAGAGAGTCAATGATGTTATATGGATCGACTCTGAAAACATAGTAATCAGTGCTTGTGAGAGATTAGGCAGGGTTGGAGATGGTGGAATGGGATTGTTCAGCAAATCCACAGGTGAATTAAGACACAAGTTTCAGGTGTACCATGAAAATCAGGTGAAGAGTTTCACTGGTGGTGCATTGAGTATGAATGGAGAGAGCGTTTTCAGTAGTTGTAAAGGAAGGAGTAATGAGTATGGAATTGGGGTTTGGGATCAGATTACAGGGAAACAGATTGATTTCTTCTATGAATCTCCAGGTTGGTCCCTTGGTGATGCTGATAAGTTGCAGTGGTTGAATGGAAACAATTGTTTGTTAGTAGCTACATTGTTTCCTAGGAAGGACAACTGTTACATTAGTCTGTTGGATTTCAGAGAGAAGAGTATGGTTTGGTCTTGGTCTGACATTGGTGTGCCTATAAATGTCGATGAGAAGCGCGTTCGAGATGCAATAGCTATGGAGGAAAGTAATTCAATCTGTGTAGTGAATGAATAtgatgatttagggtttatagaCTTGAGAATCAATGGAGGTGGTGTGAGGTGGAGTTCGAGGAGTCGGTTGATGAAACAGCTCATGAGAGGGAAGTTGCCTGATGAACCTTGTTATCCAAAACTGGCACTACATGAAGGGCAGTTGTTCTCATCCATGGATGATTGCATTTCAGTTTTTTCTGGACCGGATTGCATATTAACATCTAGGTTGCGACGAAGCAATGGGGGATCCATATGCGACTTCTCCATCGGTGGAGATCGGCTCTTTGCACTTCACAGTGAGGaaaatgtgtttgatgtttgggAGACTCCACCTTCTCCCATTATATGA
- the LOC119992698 gene encoding omega-6 fatty acid desaturase, chloroplastic-like, with product MACRLAESSFLFMGPHERPNRTHIITTHCSSCFNYLKWDSLLLRGFKPQRCLISTRRAKPVQAVAIPVAPSPADSTEHRKQLAERYGFKQIGEPLPENISLRDIFDSLPRKVFEIDDVKAWKSVLISVTSYALGLLMISKAPWYLLPLAWAWTGTAVTGLFSIGHDCAHKSFSRNKLVEDIVGTLAFLPVIYPYEPWRIKHESHHSKTNMLFGDTAWHPVLKEDYDSYPVLRKAITYGYGPLRPWMSIAYWLTWHFDVRKFRPNEVTRVKISLACVFAFVAIGWPLIIYKTGVTGWINFWLMPWLGYHFWLSTFTMVHHTAPHIPFKSSDEWNATQAQFNGSVHCDFPRWVEILCHHSNVHVPHHVSTRIPSYNLSEAHKSLQANWGKYLTEATWNWRLMKTIMTMCHVYDKDRNYVAFDELAPEESHPITFLKTFMPDYT from the exons ATGGCTTGCAGACTTGCAGAGTCCTCGTTCCTCTTCATG GGACCCCATGAGAGGCCAAATCGTACCCACATAATCACAACCCATTGTTCTTCAT GTTTCAACTATTTAAAATGGGACAGCCTCCTGCTTAGGGGATTTAAACCTCAACGATGTTTAATATCCACAAGAAGGGCTAAACCGGTTCAAGCTGTGGCTATTCCAGTTGCACCATCTCCAGCGGACAGCACTGAGCATAGAAAGCAGTTAGCAGAAAGATATGGCTTCAAGCAAATTGGAGAGCCACTCCCTGAAAATATCTCATTGAGGGATATTTTTGATTCCTTGCCAAGGAAG GtgtttgagattgatgatgtGAAAGCATGGAAGTCAGTTTTGATATCTGTAACCTCATATGCATTGGGGCTTTTAATGATTTCTAAGGCTCCATGGTACCTACTTCCTCTTGCTTGGGCATGGACCGGGACTGCAGTGACTGGG ttattcagTATAGGTCATGATTGTGCTCACAAGTCATTTTCGAGGAACAAATTGGTGGAAGACATCGTAGGAACTCTGGCCTTTCTGCCAGTGATATATCCATACGAGCCCTGGAGGATTAAGCACGAAAGTCACCACTCGAAAACAAACAT GTTGTTTGGAGATACAGCCTGGCATCCTGTTTTGAAAGAGGATTATGATTCATACCCTGTTTTACGAAAGGCAATCACGTATGGGTACGGCCCACTTAGGCCATGGATGTCTATTGCTTACTG GTTGACTTGGCACTTTGATGTGAGAAAGTTTAGACCCAATGAAGTTACTAGGGTGAAGATCAGTTTGGCATGTGTTTTTGCATTTGTGGCGATTGGATGGCCTCTGATTATCTACAAGACGGGTGTTACTGGATGGATTAATTTCTGGTTAATGCCATGGCTGGGCTACCATTTCTGG CTGAGTACATTTACAATGGTGCATCATACGGCTCCTCACATACCTTTCAAATCTTCAGATGAGTGGAATGCCACTCAGGCCCAGTTCAATGGATCAGTTCATTGTGATTTCCCTCGTTG GGTTGAGATCCTCTGCCATCATAGCAATGTGCATGTCCCTCATCATGTTTCTACAAGGATACCGAGCTATAATTTATCAGAAGCTCATAAATCTCTGCAGGCCAACTGGGGAAAG TACTTAACTGAAGCTACATGGAATTGGCGGTTAATGAAGACGATAATGACAATGTGCCATGTATACGACAAAGACCGAAACTATGTTGCTTTCGACGAGCTTGCTCCTGAAGAATCTCATCCCATTACCTTCCTTAAAACATTCATGCCTGATTACACATGA